From a region of the Alnus glutinosa chromosome 1, dhAlnGlut1.1, whole genome shotgun sequence genome:
- the LOC133858897 gene encoding major pollen allergen Bet v 1-F/I-like produces the protein MAVFNDEFEATSVIPPARLFKSFVLDADNIIMKVAPQAFKGSENIQGNGGPGTIKKITFAEGSHLHHIKQRVDEIDHANYKFSYSVIEGSPLGDTLEKISKEIKIVAVPGGGSILKITSKYHTKGNISVNKELIKADKEKGEGLLRAIESYLLAHPDAYN, from the exons ATGGCTGTTTTCAATGACGAGTTTGAGGCCACCTCCGTTATCCCACCGGCTAGGCTGTTCAAGTCCTTCGTCCTTGACGCCGATAACATCATTATGAAGGTTGCACCTCAGGCTTTTAAGGGTTCTGAAAACATTCAAGGAAATGGAGGGCCCGGAACAATCAAGAAGATCACATTTGCAGAAG GCAGCCATTTACATCACATCAAGCAAAGGGTTGATGAGATTGACCACGCAAACTATAAATTCAGCTACAGCGTGATCGAGGGCAGTCCTTTGGGCGACACCCTTGAGAAGATCTCTAAGGAGATCAAGATAGTGGCAGTCCCTGGTGGAGGATCCATACTGAAGATCACCAGCAAGTACCATACCAAAGGCAACATTTCGGTCAATAAAGAACTGATTAAGGCTGACAAAGAAAAGGGCGAGGGACTACTTAGGGCTATTGAGAGCTACCTCTTGGCGCACCCTGATGCTTATAACTAA